The Microbacterium horticulturae genome has a window encoding:
- a CDS encoding amidohydrolase family protein — MTVTDVHAHLLLPTLQAEVRRRDPDGFEAADRLELRRNGASSQAVSGPMVGARIPQLTDVGERLAAMDAQAVDRQWVSASPSHFSPWAGEQLAVWIACEANRQVAEHVAQAPDRLSGLGFVPLQHPSRIVECLDDAVLGRGLAGVEISSFAGDVELSDERLEPFWARAEELDAIIFLHPFGCSLDERLDRFYLANTVGQPVENAVALSHLIFAGVLDRHPELKIVAAHGGGYLPTAIGRSDHAWRVRPDAQGCAHEPSSYLRRIWFDTVVHDHAALRHLIAVVGASQVVLGSDFPFDMGLDDPVGFVRGALLDDGVTELILSGNADALLGHASSPS; from the coding sequence ATGACCGTCACCGACGTGCATGCGCACCTGCTGCTGCCGACCCTGCAGGCCGAGGTGCGCCGGCGCGACCCCGACGGGTTCGAGGCAGCCGATCGGCTCGAACTGCGACGCAACGGGGCGAGCAGCCAGGCCGTCTCCGGGCCGATGGTCGGAGCGCGCATCCCGCAGCTCACCGACGTGGGCGAACGCCTGGCGGCAATGGACGCCCAGGCCGTCGACCGGCAGTGGGTGAGCGCATCGCCCAGCCACTTCTCCCCCTGGGCCGGCGAGCAGCTGGCGGTCTGGATCGCGTGCGAGGCCAACCGGCAGGTGGCCGAGCACGTCGCTCAGGCTCCCGACCGATTGAGCGGGCTGGGATTCGTGCCGCTGCAGCATCCCTCCCGCATCGTGGAGTGCCTCGACGACGCCGTCCTCGGTCGCGGCCTCGCCGGTGTCGAGATCTCGTCGTTCGCCGGCGACGTCGAGCTCTCCGACGAGCGACTCGAACCGTTCTGGGCGCGAGCCGAAGAGCTCGACGCGATCATCTTCCTGCACCCGTTCGGCTGCAGCCTCGATGAGCGACTCGACCGCTTCTATCTCGCCAACACCGTGGGCCAGCCCGTCGAGAACGCCGTCGCTCTGTCGCACCTGATCTTCGCAGGCGTGCTCGACCGGCATCCCGAACTGAAGATCGTTGCGGCGCACGGCGGCGGATACCTGCCCACCGCGATCGGCCGCAGCGACCACGCCTGGCGGGTGCGGCCCGACGCGCAGGGGTGCGCGCACGAGCCGTCGAGCTACCTGCGCCGGATCTGGTTCGATACCGTCGTGCACGACCATGCCGCGCTGCGGCACCTCATCGCGGTCGTTGGAGCGTCGCAGGTGGTGCTCGGCAGCGACTTCCCGTTCGACATGGGGCTTGATGACCCGGTCGGGTTCGTGCGCGGTGCCCTGCTCGACGACGGGGTGACCGAGCTCATTCTCAGCGGCAACGCCGACGCGCTGCTCGGACACGCTTCTTCTCCTTCTTGA
- a CDS encoding FAD-dependent oxidoreductase, producing the protein MSAVASVAVVGAGITGLAAAIRLARAGIDVEVFEARPELNPLGSGITLQGNALRAFDTLGVWDDVRAAGFAFEGLTLRAPGPGAPVVAELGDVKTGGPDYPAGMGMYRPDLAKILLAHAEQAGAKIRFGATVSGIRSVGEAVEVLADDAVAGTYDLVIGADGLHSAVRGLIGIDTAPQPTGMGIWRSFVSRPAEVQRSELYYGGPVYIAGYTPTGDDTMYAFLVEKAQDRFGVTDAEAVQIMLHDSWAYEGPRNSIRADLGSADAHVNYTWFTQHIVEAPWNRGRTVIIGDAAHSCPPTIAQGAAQGLEDAVVLTELLIERDAVDQTLWDEFHARRLPRARAVVDASVQLGQWQIDGNRDADAGGLIFGIARQMAQPA; encoded by the coding sequence ATGAGCGCGGTAGCTTCCGTCGCCGTCGTCGGCGCCGGCATCACCGGCCTCGCCGCCGCCATCCGCCTCGCCCGCGCGGGCATCGATGTCGAAGTGTTCGAGGCCCGGCCCGAGCTGAACCCGTTGGGCTCGGGCATCACCCTGCAGGGCAACGCCCTGCGCGCCTTCGACACGCTCGGCGTGTGGGACGACGTGCGCGCCGCGGGCTTCGCGTTCGAGGGTCTCACGCTGCGTGCGCCCGGTCCGGGCGCACCGGTGGTCGCTGAGCTCGGCGACGTGAAGACCGGGGGACCCGACTATCCGGCCGGCATGGGCATGTATCGGCCCGATCTGGCGAAGATCCTGCTCGCCCATGCTGAGCAGGCGGGCGCGAAGATCCGCTTCGGCGCGACCGTCAGCGGCATCCGGTCGGTGGGGGAGGCGGTCGAGGTGCTCGCCGATGACGCCGTGGCGGGCACGTATGACCTGGTCATCGGGGCTGACGGCCTGCACTCTGCGGTGCGCGGCCTCATCGGCATCGACACCGCGCCGCAGCCCACCGGGATGGGCATCTGGCGGTCGTTCGTCTCGCGCCCCGCCGAGGTGCAGCGCAGCGAGCTGTACTACGGCGGGCCGGTCTACATCGCCGGCTACACGCCGACCGGCGACGACACCATGTACGCGTTCCTCGTCGAGAAGGCGCAGGACCGCTTCGGCGTCACCGACGCGGAGGCCGTGCAGATCATGCTCCACGATTCGTGGGCCTACGAAGGGCCGAGGAACTCCATCCGTGCCGACCTCGGATCTGCCGACGCGCACGTGAACTACACCTGGTTCACACAGCACATCGTCGAGGCGCCCTGGAACCGCGGGCGCACCGTGATCATCGGCGACGCTGCGCACTCGTGCCCGCCCACCATCGCGCAGGGAGCCGCGCAGGGGCTGGAAGACGCGGTCGTGCTCACCGAGCTGTTGATCGAGCGGGATGCGGTGGACCAGACGCTGTGGGACGAGTTCCACGCCCGCCGCCTGCCGCGTGCACGGGCGGTGGTCGACGCGTCCGTGCAACTCGGACAATGGCAGATCGACGGCAACCGCGACGCCGACGCCGGAGGCCTGATCTTCGGCATCGCCCGGCAGATGGCGCAACCGGCATGA
- a CDS encoding VOC family protein — protein sequence MIKLLAHLSYVAVTSPDVEASVRFYEEEVGLTVVDRIDDAVYLRCWGDHYAYSVVVLPGEQPAMDTMAWRTSSPEALDEAVSRIEAAGVTGEWVDVHRIGRAYRFTGPWGHTMTLHWDVTRHQATAAAASCYPDRPERRSKMAGAPRQLDHVTLACSDVDAFAAWYSDVFGFRIMARTLLDEAPISVFSVLTTNEKSHDLGVVLDGSQTPGRINHYAFWVDTREELLIAADTLLERGIPIEYGPSIHGIGEQNFLYYREPSTLRIELNTGGYRNYVPDWEPNTWRPSQGSNNFYRNGAMPMSMTESFPPADGPSATEEGVPDEIRDALLNPYAKQGRG from the coding sequence ATGATCAAGCTGCTGGCCCATCTCTCGTACGTGGCAGTCACGAGCCCGGACGTCGAAGCGTCCGTGCGGTTCTACGAGGAAGAAGTCGGTCTGACCGTCGTAGACCGCATCGATGACGCGGTCTACCTTCGCTGCTGGGGCGACCACTACGCCTACTCCGTGGTCGTCCTTCCCGGCGAACAGCCCGCGATGGACACCATGGCCTGGCGCACCTCGAGCCCGGAGGCGCTCGACGAAGCCGTCTCCCGCATCGAGGCGGCCGGTGTGACCGGAGAATGGGTCGATGTGCACCGGATCGGTCGGGCGTACCGCTTCACCGGGCCGTGGGGGCACACCATGACCTTGCACTGGGACGTCACCCGTCACCAGGCGACCGCGGCTGCGGCATCCTGCTATCCTGACCGTCCCGAGCGACGCAGCAAGATGGCCGGCGCCCCGCGCCAGCTCGATCATGTGACCCTCGCATGCAGCGACGTCGACGCGTTCGCTGCGTGGTACAGCGACGTCTTCGGCTTCCGGATCATGGCGCGCACTCTGCTCGACGAGGCCCCCATCTCGGTCTTCTCTGTGCTCACGACGAATGAGAAGTCGCATGATCTCGGCGTGGTGCTCGACGGGTCGCAGACGCCGGGGCGCATCAACCACTATGCCTTCTGGGTCGACACCCGCGAAGAGCTGCTCATCGCCGCCGACACGCTCCTGGAGCGCGGCATCCCGATCGAGTACGGGCCGTCGATCCACGGCATCGGCGAGCAGAACTTCCTCTACTACCGTGAGCCGTCGACCCTGCGCATCGAGCTGAACACGGGCGGGTACCGCAACTACGTGCCGGACTGGGAGCCGAACACCTGGCGCCCCTCGCAGGGGTCCAACAACTTCTACCGCAACGGCGCGATGCCGATGTCGATGACCGAGTCGTTTCCGCCCGCTGACGGTCCGAGCGCGACCGAAGAGGGCGTGCCCGACGAGATCCGCGATGCGCTGCTGAACCCGTACGCGAAGCAGGGGCGCGGCTGA
- a CDS encoding Gfo/Idh/MocA family protein, whose product MAAGVGVIGAGPGVAALHLPTLARLAEHFTVTHLADAGSGRAAALARRTGARSSAGTAELLADPAVDVVAICSPPTQHAAQILAAIAAGKRAILCEKPIACTRQEANAVVDACRRSHTALVVGTNHHFDPAWARAKHHLVANEGRVRTVEITIALPPNGRYHDVVSELAPAGQNASRPRPDWSDPDLAAAIVRELVLGLGIHDLPALRDLAPHFERVVFARPVPPIGYVIGLIASGVLVQLSAVMLPGGPDARWRMTIGTATDELEVDFPPTFVHAGSADVRVHAPDGRMTEYPPEPEDGYVAEWRALASALEDGEPVEYDEILHDALYAIDIADAAAAAVRAGVAA is encoded by the coding sequence ATGGCGGCAGGAGTCGGTGTCATCGGTGCCGGGCCGGGTGTGGCGGCCCTGCACCTGCCCACTCTCGCGCGCCTTGCCGAACACTTCACGGTGACGCATCTCGCGGATGCCGGCAGTGGGCGGGCTGCGGCGCTGGCGAGACGGACGGGTGCCCGTTCCTCCGCGGGGACGGCCGAACTGCTGGCCGACCCGGCCGTCGATGTCGTGGCCATCTGCAGCCCGCCCACGCAGCACGCCGCGCAGATCCTCGCGGCGATCGCGGCGGGCAAGCGCGCGATCCTCTGCGAGAAGCCGATCGCCTGCACTCGGCAGGAGGCGAATGCCGTCGTCGATGCGTGCCGTCGCTCCCACACCGCGCTCGTGGTGGGTACGAACCACCACTTCGACCCCGCCTGGGCGCGCGCGAAGCATCATCTCGTCGCGAACGAGGGCCGTGTTCGCACGGTCGAGATCACTATCGCGCTTCCTCCGAACGGGCGGTACCACGACGTCGTCAGCGAACTCGCTCCGGCCGGGCAGAATGCGTCGCGGCCCCGTCCGGACTGGAGCGACCCTGACCTGGCCGCCGCGATCGTCCGGGAGCTGGTGCTGGGTCTGGGCATCCACGATCTCCCCGCACTGCGCGACCTGGCGCCGCACTTCGAGCGGGTGGTGTTCGCCCGCCCGGTGCCGCCGATCGGCTACGTGATCGGCCTGATCGCGAGTGGCGTGCTGGTGCAGCTGTCTGCCGTCATGCTTCCGGGCGGGCCCGACGCCCGCTGGCGGATGACGATCGGCACCGCGACCGACGAACTCGAGGTCGACTTCCCGCCGACGTTCGTGCACGCGGGCAGCGCCGATGTCCGGGTGCACGCCCCCGACGGCCGCATGACCGAATACCCGCCCGAGCCGGAAGACGGCTACGTCGCCGAGTGGCGGGCTCTGGCATCGGCGCTCGAAGACGGTGAGCCCGTCGAGTACGACGAGATCCTGCACGACGCGCTCTACGCCATCGACATCGCAGATGCGGCCGCGGCTGCAGTGCGAGCGGGGGTGGCGGCATGA
- a CDS encoding ROK family protein — translation MATESTLRFGAQTDEVTSLLRIVNLVRTAEATTRPEIGRLTGLGRGVVTQRVDQAIDMGFLEDGEFGPSSGGRAPRTLRFRSEQARIVVCALGALHVHVGLAALDGDIIDQTHQDWDIARGPAETIDTVMTLIDELSARNGETPVWAVVVGIPGPVDFDSGRPVAPPIMPGWNGFDVRRRFEQRFDAPVWVDNDVNLLALSERARRGSEHVDLIYCKVGSGIGAGLLSQGRIHRGANGAAGDIGHVRVRDSDTPCRCGKVGCLEAVAGGWALVRDAEAAIADGATGVLARAAAEGESPTPERIARAAEDGDALAISLVQRSARVVGESIAALVNMFNPGVIVIGGAVAAAGEMFLAEVRQRVYELSLPLATRDLSIVNSMDDEREPLRGGAELAREQLFDATFPRWFADGRPTIEGVRAAS, via the coding sequence ATGGCCACCGAGTCCACCCTGCGCTTCGGCGCTCAGACCGACGAGGTGACGAGCCTCCTGCGCATCGTCAACCTCGTGCGCACCGCCGAGGCGACGACCCGCCCCGAGATCGGCCGCCTCACCGGGCTCGGCCGGGGCGTGGTGACACAGCGCGTCGATCAGGCGATCGACATGGGCTTTCTTGAGGACGGCGAGTTCGGTCCTTCCTCGGGCGGTCGCGCCCCGCGCACCCTCCGGTTCCGTTCCGAGCAGGCGCGGATCGTGGTCTGCGCCCTCGGTGCGCTGCATGTGCACGTGGGCCTCGCCGCCCTCGACGGCGACATCATCGACCAGACGCATCAGGACTGGGACATCGCGCGGGGCCCCGCCGAGACGATCGACACCGTCATGACGCTCATCGACGAGCTGTCAGCTCGCAACGGAGAGACACCTGTGTGGGCGGTGGTCGTCGGCATTCCCGGCCCGGTCGACTTCGACAGCGGCCGACCGGTCGCGCCGCCGATCATGCCCGGCTGGAACGGCTTCGACGTGCGCCGCCGCTTCGAGCAGCGCTTCGACGCCCCTGTCTGGGTCGACAACGACGTGAATCTTCTCGCCCTCAGCGAGCGGGCCCGCCGCGGGTCTGAGCACGTCGACCTCATCTATTGCAAGGTCGGCTCCGGGATCGGGGCGGGCCTGCTTTCGCAGGGCCGGATCCATCGCGGCGCGAACGGGGCCGCGGGTGACATCGGTCATGTGCGCGTGCGCGATTCTGACACGCCCTGCCGCTGCGGCAAGGTGGGCTGCCTCGAAGCGGTCGCCGGTGGGTGGGCTCTCGTGCGCGATGCAGAAGCCGCCATCGCTGACGGGGCCACGGGCGTGCTCGCGCGGGCAGCCGCCGAGGGCGAGTCCCCCACACCCGAGCGCATCGCGCGCGCTGCCGAGGATGGTGACGCCCTGGCGATCTCGCTCGTGCAGCGCTCGGCACGGGTCGTGGGCGAGTCGATAGCCGCGCTGGTCAACATGTTCAATCCCGGCGTCATCGTCATCGGCGGCGCCGTGGCGGCCGCGGGCGAGATGTTTCTCGCCGAGGTGCGCCAGCGCGTCTATGAGCTGTCGCTGCCGCTGGCCACGCGAGACCTGTCGATCGTGAACTCGATGGATGACGAGCGTGAACCGCTGCGCGGTGGGGCCGAGCTGGCGCGCGAGCAGCTGTTCGACGCGACGTTCCCCCGGTGGTTCGCTGACGGGCGCCCCACGATCGAGGGCGTGCGCGCGGCATCCTGA
- a CDS encoding restriction endonuclease subunit R, giving the protein MTALPETWTLAASAFNWTPDVLRAEHSTHEIASAIPGSGIASTIEIELGQTLRTFPDVDATEVRALRAALNAVGGGISIVGISLDDWQLSADGAARRRTEDERLAFLVPQLSAAHDLGATGVRLPIGQAGAALLERTMPLLYELDLVLYEEVQGRQTPHDPAYADAYEVVARFDDPRLRLLVDISMLMPALPVSYLTALTAGGVDPALVRLLETEWRAPETQAAVFDALRAGSVPPGVHTLFMDLVVRFGRSDAADLREILPLVGGFHLKFWDLDDTDARVSKPMRDLGALLRASAFTGTLCSEWGGHEWLEADATEMTREHLALASRALSA; this is encoded by the coding sequence GTGACCGCGCTGCCTGAGACGTGGACGCTGGCGGCGTCGGCATTCAACTGGACCCCCGACGTGCTGCGCGCCGAGCACTCGACGCACGAGATCGCGAGCGCGATACCGGGGTCGGGTATCGCGTCGACCATCGAGATCGAACTGGGTCAGACGCTGCGGACCTTTCCGGATGTGGACGCCACCGAGGTGCGAGCCCTGCGTGCAGCGCTCAACGCGGTCGGCGGAGGCATCTCGATCGTGGGGATCTCGCTCGACGACTGGCAGCTGTCCGCCGACGGCGCGGCCCGGCGGCGCACCGAGGACGAGCGCCTCGCATTCCTCGTCCCGCAGTTGAGCGCCGCCCACGACCTCGGCGCCACGGGCGTGCGCCTGCCCATCGGCCAGGCCGGCGCCGCCCTGCTCGAGCGCACCATGCCGCTGCTGTACGAACTCGACCTCGTCTTGTACGAAGAGGTGCAGGGGCGCCAGACCCCGCACGATCCCGCGTACGCCGACGCGTACGAGGTTGTGGCGCGGTTCGACGATCCGCGTCTGCGGCTTCTCGTGGACATCAGCATGCTCATGCCTGCGCTGCCGGTGAGCTACCTCACGGCGCTCACCGCAGGCGGCGTCGATCCCGCATTGGTTCGTCTGCTGGAGACCGAATGGCGTGCTCCCGAGACGCAGGCTGCTGTGTTCGACGCGCTGCGGGCCGGCTCCGTACCGCCCGGCGTGCACACGTTGTTCATGGATCTCGTCGTGCGATTCGGTCGGTCGGATGCCGCCGACCTGCGCGAGATCCTGCCGCTCGTCGGCGGCTTCCATCTCAAGTTCTGGGACCTCGATGACACCGACGCTCGGGTGTCGAAGCCGATGCGCGATCTGGGTGCGCTGCTGCGCGCGAGCGCCTTCACCGGCACCCTGTGCAGCGAGTGGGGCGGGCACGAATGGCTGGAGGCCGATGCCACCGAGATGACAAGGGAGCACCTGGCCCTGGCATCCCGCGCCCTCAGCGCATAG